From the Ostrinia nubilalis chromosome 8, ilOstNubi1.1, whole genome shotgun sequence genome, one window contains:
- the LOC135074148 gene encoding tRNA-specific adenosine deaminase 1: MSFDFDESVADRAVKKFLEVYEKLPNSGKPNYDEYTVLSGILLFDRSTGYTEVISIGTGTKCISGAKLSPLGNILNDSHAEIIARRGLLVYLYEAMKRTAEGQMTVLKMANGKFELPSNYELHFYTSQLPCGDATILPTVKLAPDEECLPLESNKRKADDDISDIDKKKELRVIPDVFRTGAKCLPHCEQDTKEPGDTYHLLGQVRTKPGRGERTLSVSCTDKIAKWMHLGLQGSLMGLLFNKPIYLKSIIIGGGVPFSQECLKRALVLRNPNFTIENIPTFEQSSVVFPHKKSETRYKAGPTSIIWVNLDNGYPEVACFGIRRGTTKKHINYERTFLSICKYVLYQRFVEVLLLLDKDTVPGTEAVLTIPYNKMKRKNKWYYEKWEIVKEVFFKAWTKKPDMWDFCADSKLMGVKPC; this comes from the exons ATGTCATTTGATTTTGATGAATCTGTCGCTGATAGAGCTGTGAAAAAGTTTCTTGAGGTGTATGAGAAACTCCCAAACAGTGGTAAACCAAATTACGATGAATACACTGTTTTATCTGGCATCTTGTTGTTCGATAGATCAACAGGTTATACGGAAGTGATATCGATAGGTACCGGCACAAAGTGTATAAGTGGTGCTAAACTCTCTCCCCTAGGAAATATCCTAAATGATAGCCATGCTGAAATTATAGCTCGAAGAGGGCTATTAGTATACCTTTACGAAGCTATGAAAAGAACTGCAGAAGGGCAGATGACCGTGTTAAAAATGGCAAATGGTAAGTTTGAATTGCCTAGCAATTATGAATTGCACTTCTATACATCACAACTGCCGTGTGGTGATGCTACTATATTGCCTACTGTTAAACTTGCACCAGACGAAGAATGTTTACCATTAGAGTCAAATAAACGCAAGGCTGATGATGATATTTCCGATATTGACAAAAAGAAAGAGCTAAGAGTGATCCCAGATGTCTTTAGAACTGGAGCTAAATGCCTTCCTCACTGTGAGCAAGATACTAAAGAACCCGGAGATACATATCACTTGCTCGGCCAAGTTAGAACAAAGCCGGGACGTGGTGAAAGGACTTTATCTGTGTCGTGTACTGACAAAATTGCAAAATGGATGCATTTAGGTTTACAAGGCAGTCTTATGGggttattgtttaataaaccaatttatttaaagtccatCATTATTGGAGGAGGGGTGCCTTTTAGCCAAGAATGTTTGAAAAGAGCCCTGGTTTTAAGAAATCCAAATTTTACAATAGAAAATATACCAACATTTGAGCAGTCATCCGTGGTGTTCCCCCACAAGAAATCTGAAACCAGATATAAGGCTGGACCTACCAGTATCATTTGGGTTAATCTTGATAATGG TTACCCTGAAGTTGCATGTTTTGGAATAAGAAGGGGAACAACAAAAAAGCatataaattatgaaagaacGTTTCTAAGTATatgtaaatatgtattatatCAACGATTTGTAGAAGTACTGTTATTGCTTGATAAGGATACTGTTCCTGGAACTGAAGCTGTCTTGACTATACCCTACAACAAAATGAAGAGGAAAAACAAATGGTATTATGAAAAATGGGAAATAGTTAAGGAGGTATTTTTCAAAGCATGGACTAAAAAACCAGATATGTGGGACTTTTGTGCAGATTCTAAACTGATGGGAGTCAAACCATGTTAA